The genomic window CCATTAATGATTTTAGCATGATTAGGAATTTTTATTTTCTTTGAAGGTTTAATTTCCGAGATAATTTCCTTTGTAAGAACTACGGTCTGATGTGGAATGAGCTTTTGGGTGATGACATCTACAACGGTAACATTATGAATATAAGTTTGTGAATAAAATTGGGTGATTACAAAACACAACAGGAAGACGATAGAAACTTTCTTTTTCATTTATTTCATGATTGATTAGGCTTCAAAGATAAAAAAGTAATTTTTAGAACGGAATTAAAATTTTTTATTTCAAACTTGGTAAAGCTGGCTTTTCACTTGGTGAATAGTTGTTGGGCAAATTATATATATGTATATCTTTGTTTTATGAAAATGTTTCGGTTTTTTGTCACTTTTTTACTAATGATTTTTGGGAGTAACTTGTATTCCCAAACAACGAATGCTGTTCAGGAAATTCAGACACAAAGTAAAAAACTGAAAAAAGCAGTGGATAGAAAAGACGAATCCGCGCAGGCAGATTCTTACTACAACATTGCTGAAAGCTTTTTCAATGACGGAAATTTTTCAAAAAGCGAAGAATATTACATAAAATCTAAAAATATTTATGAAAGGCTTGGTGACAAACCCAATATTGAAAAAGTAAGCAGAAAATTAGCCCAGTCACAGGAAAAGCAAAAGAAAATTAACATTGCCATCAGTAATTACAGCAGAGCGGCGGAAGTAAGCGACTCCAGAAAGAAAGAAATCAATTTCAACGATGTAGCAAGATTGTCGGCTAATTCTGCCGAAGCAAAAGAGGAAGCCATTCAGAATAATATTCAGATTAATGAAAAGGAGAAAGACAAAGGAGATTTAGCGGCAAGTTACAGCCAGATGGCAGATGTGAATATTGAACAGAAAAATATTCCGAAAGCCGAAGAAAACCTGAATAACGCTTACAAAGTTTCCAGACAGGCGGCGCCACAACAAGCGTTGGAAATCAGTCAGAAATTAACGGATTTTTATGTCGAAAATAAAAAATTCGATAAAGCCATTGAAGCTAAAAAAGAAGTCTTAAAAGAAGCTTTTGTAAAGGATAATTCTCAGGAAAAAGTGAATCAGATCCAGGAGCTTGCCGATATTTATATCAAAAAGAATGATACCGAGGAAGCGATTAATCTCTTAAAAAAATCTTACGGAATTGCTCTTGAGAAAGGACATACCCTGGAAGCTCAAAAAAGCGTAAAAAAGCTGGACAGTCTCTATAATGTTTCCGAAAATACAGAAGCTTCGGTGCAGTTATATCGTGATTTTCTAGGGAAATTACCCAATCTGGTGTCAAAAGACAGAAGTTTGATAGACAATAAAATTCTGGAAGATACAGAGCAGAGAATTGCTCAGCTGGAAAAAGAAAGAGAATTAAAAGATGAACTGATTCGTAAAAAAAACGTCTTCAATTACAGTTTGATCGGGGTTTTGCTGGTTTTGACAGGCTTAATTATTTTCATTTTCAGAACCCTGAAAAAAGTTCAGATCAAAAACAAAAAAATTGCTTTACAGTCGCTTCGTCGCGAGATGAATCCACATTTTATATTCAACAGTTTAAATTCTGTGAATCATTTTATAGCAACCAATAACGAATTGGAAGCTAATCAGTATTTGACCAAGTTTTCAAAGCTGATGCGTGGTGTCATGGAAAACTCAACCGAAGATTTTATTCCGTTTCAGCAGGAACTGGATTTGCTTCAAAATTATTTAGCCTTAGAAAAAACACGTTTTGCGGATAAATTCGACTTTGAAATCGAGGTTGATGAAAGCCTGAATACCCAAAGTCTGAAAGTTCCCGGAATGTTGGTGCAGCCTTTTTTGGAAAATGCAGTTTGGCACGGATTGCGTTACAGAGAAAATAAAGGATTTTTAAAACTGAGCTTCACAAAAGAAAATGAGCATTTAAAAATTACTATTGAAGATAATGGAATCGGTATTGAAGAAAGTAAAAAGCAGAAAACACAGCATCAAAAAAATCGTGAAGGCCGCGGAATGAAAAATACCCTGGAAAGAATTGCGCTGCTGAATGATTTGTATGGCAAGAACATTCAATGTAAAATCACAGATAAAAACCACGAACAGGGAGTTTTTGTCGAAATCACGTATAAACTGATAGATAAATAATAATATTAATTTTCGGTAAACGACCTGCAACCTGTAATCTTTAACCTACTACCTGAATAATATGAAAATAAAAGCCGTAATCGTAGACGATGAAATCATTGCGAGAGATGTACTGAGGAATTACCTTACAAAATACTGTCCGCAGGTTGAGATTTTAGGGGAAGCGGAAAATATTAAAGAAGCCGTTCCTTTGATCGCTGAAAAACAGCCGCAATTGGTTTTTCTGGATGTAGAAATGCCTTTCGGAAACGCTTTTGATGTCTTGGAAGCGACGAAGGAGTTTTCTTATGAAACCATTTTTATCACGGCATTTTCTCAATATTCTTTGCAGGCTTTGAATAAATCTGCGAGTTATTATATTTTGAAACCCATTGATATTCAGGAATTAATTGTAGCGGTCAACAAAGTTGCCGAGAGCCTGGAAAGCAAAGAAGAGCTCAACCGAAATAAAATTCTTCTCGAAAATTTAAAATTAAAACCCGAGAAACAGCAACTTATTCTTCCGACTTTACAAGGTTTTGATGTGGTGAAAACGGAAGATATTGTCAGGCTTCAGGCAGATGGAAACTTCACACAGGTCTATCTGACGGATGGTTCAAAGAAAATGGTATGTCGATTTTTAAAACATTTCGACGACTTACTGGAAAATCCTTTTGTGAGGGTACATCGTTCGCATATCATTAATACCAGTTTTGTAAAATCCTATCATAAAAGCGGAACGGCTACACTTTCAGATGAAACAGAAATTGAAGTTTCAGGAAGTTTTAAAGATAATTTTCTGAAAGTTTTTTCTTAAATCTTTATTTTTTTCAAACTTATAAGGCATCATTTTTGAACTTTTCATGATAACCCCACAAATATTGTATTATGAAAACTCTTCAAAAAATTGTCATTCCGGTTTCTATAGGAATTTTGGGCTTTATTCTTTTCAAGTCATGTTCTGTAGGAATTCCTAAAGGAGCCATTGCCGTGAAAAATTTTAATGCAGATAAATACCTCGGAAAATGGTATGAAATTGCCCGCTTCGATTACAAATTCGAAAAAGATATGGATAATGTCACGGCAACCTATTCTCAAAACCCTGACGGTAGTATTCGTGTGGATAATAAAGGATACAATTACGTTAAAAAAGAGTGGAAACAATCTGTCGGAGAAGCGAAATTCGTAAAAGATAAAAGCGAAGCCCGATTGAAAGTTTCGTTCTTTAAGCCGATTTGGGCCGGCTATAACGTTATTGATATTGATGAAAACTATCAATATGCATTAATTGCCGGAAACAATTTAAAATACCTCTGGATTCTTTCTAGAACAAAAGAAATTCCTGAAAGTATCCGGCAAAGATTCCTTGAAAAAGCTAAAAATATCGGCTATAAAGTGGATGAATTAATTTGGGTACAACATAATTAATCATTGAAAAAAATTTCCCTTCTCTGAAGGGGTGGATTTTTGCGAAGCAAAAAGACGGGGTAGTTTTATACGCTACGTCATGAAGCATACAAAATCAACGTAAAGCTTCATACTCTTTCCACTCCTCAAAACGATGAGCAATCATCAGTTTCATGAGATCATAGTTTTCGTACGTGTCTTCAATATGATAAAAAGTCTCATATTCATAGTCGTTTTCCTCAGCTTTTGCATCAAAAAGATTGATATAATCATCAGCGAATGAACTGAACCTGTTCCCGAAATCCGTATCATCAGCATAATAATCTTTCGCAAATTGATTTCCAAGGTCATTTAAATCATATTCGGAAAATTTTCCGTCCATGGCTTCTATTACGAACTCTGCACCTGTAATTTCTCTTCTTTTTAATTTCTCTATTTCTTCATGGGCATCTTCTTTCAGTTCTTCGGAAATTAAATCATTGTGAATACACCAGTTCAGAAACATTCCGGTGTGTGTGGCACTGTTTTTTTCAGGAAGACCTTCAGGAAAATCACCACCATTATGCCAAGAAGCATCATCATATTTCGACATAAATAATTTTAGTTTTAGACAATATTGACCAAAAATAGAAAAAATCAATTTATATTGCCCGTCAACGAGAATTTTCCGTCATTTGTAGAGATTTTTTTTCGAAAAACAATATATGGAAAATGCTGTTCTGATCACAATTGGTGACGAAATTCTCTCAGGAAATACAATTGATACCAATTCTAATTTCATTGCTGCCGAACTTAAAAACATAGGAATTAAAATTTCACAGATTTTCACGATTTCAGATGAAATAGAAACTATTAAACAGACCATTCAATCAGCCTTTGAAATAGGAGATTTAATCATCACAACAGGCGGTTTGGGACCGACAAGAGATGATAAAACCAAGAAAGCGATTGCTGAATTTTTTAATGATGAAATAGCCTTGGATGAGGTTACTTTTAATCATCTTAAAAATTACATGGAAAAACGCGGGCGCCTCGAAATTCTGGAAAGAAACCGCGAACAGGCATTTGTTCCTACAAAATCTAAAGTTTTTCAGAATCATTTCGGAACTGCTCCTTGTATGATGATGGAACAGGAAGGGAAATTACTGTTCAGTTTACCGGGAGTGCCTTACGAGGTAAAACCATTGATTAAAGACCAGATTGTTCCATTTTTGCAGGAAAAATTTAGTCTGAATTACATCTCTACAAGAATTGTTTCCGTGGTGGGGATTCCGGAAAGTATTCTGGCAGATATGATAGAAAATTGGGAACTGGCTTTACCGGGAAATATAGCCTTATCTTATCTTCCGGTTGGAACCCGCGTAAAACTGAGATTGACGGCAAGCGGAGAAAATGAAGCTTTTTTACAGCAGCAACTGGAAGAAGAAATTCAGAAAGTATTACCTTTAATTAAGCCCAATGTGATTGCTGTTTCCGAAGATAAAATCGAAAAAATTCTTGCAGAGATTTTAACCGAGAGAAAACTCACCATTTCTACAGCAGAAAGTTGTACAGGAGGTGAGCTGGCAAAAATGATAACGTCAGTTTCCGGAAGTTCGGCATATTATTTTGGCGGAATGGTAGCCTATGCAACCGAAAAGAAAATTGAAATTTTAAAAGTTAAAAAAGAAACAGTTGACGAATTTACTGTGGTGAGCGAGCAGGTTGCTTCAGAAATGGCAGAAGGTTGTCAAAAATTATTTGGAACTGATATTTCTTTATCAACCACAGGAGTCGCAGGTCCCGGAAAAGGAGAGGACGGAAAAGACATCGGAACTGTTTTTTACACCATCCGAATAGATGATAAAGAAACAACTTCAAAATTATATATGCCACATCTTGAACGTCAAGATTTCATGAATTTTGTTTCTCAGAAAATTATTCAGGATTTGGTGGGATTTTTAATTTCCGAATAAAATATAATAACTAAGCCAAAGAAAATCAGTTGTTAATGAGTTTTTTTGAAAAACAAAAATTCTTAGTAACAAATTAAAAAAAAAGCATACATATTGTTAAATTGTAATTAGAAATGAAAAAATTAACACTTTCTTTGGCTTTATTAGCAGGGATCGGTTCACAGACAGTGAACGCTCAGGCTACCAAAGCAGCTGTAGCCGGAACAGATAAAGGCTTAGACCTTAGCTTGATGGATAAATCAGTTCGTCCGCAAGATGATTTTTATAATTATGTGAGCGGAACCTGGATGAAAACTGCCAAAATCCCTTCAGATAAACCAACTTGGGGAAGTTTCAACAAATTGGCTGATGATACAGACAATAACTCGATGACGATTTTGAACTCTCTTTTGAAGGATAAATTTGCTGACGGAAGCGAAGGTAAAAAAATCCAGGATCTGTATGCTACATACATGAATATGCAGAAGAGAAATGCTGATGGAATTAAACCTATTCAGGCAAACATCAACAAAATCGATGCGATTAAAAACCTTGCAGATCTTCAGAATTATCTGACTTCTGTAACGAAAGAAGGTGAAAATACTCTATACGGATGGGGAATTGATGCAGATTTGAAAGATTCTAAAATGAATGCGGTTTATTTGGGTAACCCGTCTCTTGGTTTAGGAAGAGATTATTACCAGAAAGTAAACGAAAAAAATACAGAAGCTCTTGCAGAATATACAAAGTATGTGGCTTCTATGTTGAAAGAATTAGGGTACAAAAATGCTGATGCAGCTGCAAAAGGTATCGTAGACTACGAAAAAAGTTTGGCGAAAACTTATCTTACTAACGAGCAGAGCCGCGACAATACGCTTCAGTACAACCCAAGAACAATGGCTGAACTTTCAGCGTTGGTAAAAGGAGTTGATCTTCCGGCTTACCTTAAAAAAGTTGGAGTAAATACAGATAAGGTAATTATCGGTGAAATCGGTTTCTACAAAGATTTTGACAAGTTAATCAATGCTCAAAACCTTCCTGTAATTAAAGATTATTTGAAGTTCCATATGATTCACGGAAGCTCATCTTATTTAAGTGAGAAATTGGGTGACATGAAATTTGCGTTCTACGGTAAATATTTAAGAGGTCAGCAAGAACAGAGAGCTTTAAACAAGAGAGGTTTCGAATTAATCAACGGAACGTTAGGAGAAGCTTTCGGAAAATTATATGTTGAAAAATATTTCCCAGCCGAAGCTAAAGCTCAAATGGTGGAATTGATCGACTATTTAAAGAAAAGCTTTGCGGTTCACATCAATGGTTTAACATGGATGTCTTCAACTACAAAGGTAAAAGCAATGGAAAAACTGAACAAGTTTACTGTAAAAGTTGCTTATCCTGACAAATGGAAAGATTATTCTAAATTGAATATCGTTTCTGAAGCTAAAGGGGGAAGTTTGTACAGCAACCTTCAGAATATCGGAGAATGGCAGTACAATAAAGATTTAGCAAAAATCGGAAAAGCTGTAGATAAAACAGAATGGGGAATGACTCCGCAGACTGTAAATGCTTACTACAACCCGGTAAACAACGAAATCGTATTCCCTGCTGCAATCCTTCAGCCTCCTTTCTTCAATCCTAAAGCAGATGCTGCCGTTAACTTCGGTGGAATCGGTGCTGTTATCGGTCACGAAATGAGCCACGGATTTGATGATTCTGGTGCTCAGTTCGATGCAGATGGTAACTTGGTAGACTGGTGGACTCCGGAAGACAAAGCTAACTTCGAAAAAGCTACAAAAGCTCTTGCTGCACAGTATGACAAATATGAGCCGGTAAAAGGAACTTTCGTAAACGGAACATTTACAAACGGAGAAAACATTGCTGACTTAGGAGGGGTAAACATCGCTTACGATGCGCTTCAAATGTATCTTAAAGATAAAGGAAACCCTGGATCTATCAGCGGTTATACACAAGACCAAAGATTCTTCCTAAGCTGGGCAACCGTTTGGAGAACATTGTCAAGTGAGAAGTATATGATCAACCAGGTGAAAACAGATCCGCACTCTCCTGGGTATTTCAGAAGTTTCGGTCCGCTGATCAACGTTGATGCATTCTACAAAGCATTTGACGTGAAGCAAGGAGATAAATTATACAAAACTCCTGCAGACAGAATTAAAATCTGGTAATCATTACCAAAAAATAATAAACCGTTCAGAAATGAGCGGTTTTTTTGTTTTACAATATTTGAGGTGTTTCGGTAAGTTCAGCATAACACTGGTAAAAATATGCTGTTAAAATAAACTGTTAGTATTATAGTATTAGAAGTGTCATGCTGAGCGAAGTCGAAGCATCTCAATTTTAAGTTATGAAAAGAATACAATCAGAATTGATTTCAATCAAAATCCAAGTAAAGCTCTGAGTTATAACTTCGAATTCAAAGCCATGATTCATTAATAAACTATTCGTATATTTGATAAGTTTGTGTAAAATCAAAAAACAATCTTTAATGAAAAAGCTAAATATTGGAATACTTGCCTTTTCAGGTTTGGTATTTTTAAATTCGTGTGGAACAACAAAAACTGCTGAAACTCAAAAACCGGAAACGATGAAAGACGTTGTAGTAGAACAGGTGAAAAAAGAGGACGTGAAAGAGGAGGGAATTAATTTATCCTACATGGATAAAAGTGTTCGCCCGCAAGATGATTTTTTTAGCTATGTAAACGGAAACTGGGTGAAAACGACTCAGATTCCTTCCGATAAAGCGAGCTGGGGATCTTTCAATGCGTTAAGAGAAAATGTAGATGATGCTTCTTTGGATATTTTAAACAAAATTTTATCAGAGAATTATACAGCCGGTTCAGAAGGACAGAAAATTCAGAATCTGTATGCTTCTTTTATGGATACCGCTAAAAGAAATGCAGAAGGTTTAGCTCCGATTAAAGGAGATCTGGCAAAAATCGATGCGATTAAAAACCTGAATGATCTTCAGAAGTATTTACTGGAAGCGACTAAATTGGGTGATAATTCCTTCTACGGATGGAGAGTGGGCGCAGATATGAAGAATTCCAATATGAATGCGGTGTATCTTGGCGGTCCTGATCTTGGGTTGGGAAGAGATTATTATCAAAAAGTAAATGAAGCCAATACCAAAACTTTAGCGGAATACCAAAACTATGTTGGAAAACTATTCGGAGTTTTAGGATATAAAAATTCTTCTGCTGCGGCAAAAAATGTAGTGGATTTTGAAAAACAGCTGGCAAATTATTTATTGACACTTGAGCAAAACAGAGACGCCAATTTAAGGTATAACCCTAAAAACGTATCTGAATTATCCGGTTTGGTGAAAAATGTTAACCTTGCTAAATACCTTACGGATGCAGGCGTTAAAACAGATAAGGTAATCGTTGGTGAACTTAAATATTACCAGAACATGGATTCGTTCCTTACCCAAAAGAACCTTCCATTATTGAAAGATTATCTGAAATATCATTTGATTAACGGTAATGCAAGCAATCTTGATGAAAACTTAGAGCAGATCAGGTTTGATTTCTATTCTAAATATCTTCAGGGACAAAAAGAGCAGCGTCCAATGAACAAAAGAGGCCTTTCACTTGTGAATGGCGTTCTGGGAGAAGCTTTCGGTAAACTATACGTTGAAAAATATTTCACTCCTGAAGCAAAAGCCCAGATGGAGACCTATATTGATTACTTATTAAAATCATTCAAGCAGCATATCAATGATATGGATTGGATGTCTCCCGAAACCAAAGTAAAAGCTCAGGAAAAACTGTCAAAGTTCACTGTGAAAATTGCTTATCCGGACAAATGGAAAGATTACACACAATTGAAGGTGGAATCTCCAAAACAAGGAGCAACCTTATATTCTAATTTACAGAATGTTTCGGCATGGCAATACCAGAAAAACTTAGATAAAGTAGGAAAACCTGTTGACAAAACAGAATGGGGAATGACTCCGCAAACGGTAAATGCTTATTACAGCGGTTCAAATAACGAAATCGTTTTCCCTGCGGCAATCCTTCAACCGCCATTCTATAATCCTAAAGCAGATGCTGCCGTTAATTTCGGCGGAATCGGTGCAGTTATCGGTCACGAGATCTCTCACGGATTTGACGACAGCGGATCAAGATTCGACGGTGATGGTAACTTAAATAATTGGTGGACAGACGCAGACCGTAAAAACTTTGATGCAAAAGTGGGTCAGTTGGCAGCACAGTACAACAGTTATGAACCGGTAAAAGGAAGCTTCGTGAACGGAAAATTCACAAGTGGAGAAAACATCGGTGACTTAGGTGGTGTTGCTGTTGCTTATGATGCATTGCAGATGTATCTTAAAGATAAAGGAAACCCGGGATTAATCAGTGGTTTCACACAGGATCAGAGATTCTTTATGAGCTGGGCAACCGTTTGGAGAACTAAAGCTACAGACCAGTATATGGTAAATCAGGTAAAAACAGATCCTCACTCTCCGGGCGTTTTCAGAGCATTTGGTCCCTTGGTGAATCAGGACGCATTTATTAAAGCATTTGATATAAAACCGGGAGATAAAATGTATAAAGCCCCTCAGGACAGAATAAAAATTTGGTAACATAACCAATCAATTGTTAGAAAGAAAAACGCATCATTATGATGCGTTTTTTGTTTATTTTTCATAGTTTAGTGATTTCGTAAAACGGTAATTATAAGGTACTTATTAATGAACGTTATTAAATATTTCAATAAAAAATCTTAACAAAATTTTGTATGTTACAGTTTTTTTTTAAATTTAAACATTGGATTGGGCATTTGTTTGATTCAGATAAAACCAATTCACACCCAAACATAAAATCTCAAAATATTAATAATAT from Chryseobacterium camelliae includes these protein-coding regions:
- a CDS encoding tetratricopeptide repeat-containing sensor histidine kinase, with protein sequence MIFGSNLYSQTTNAVQEIQTQSKKLKKAVDRKDESAQADSYYNIAESFFNDGNFSKSEEYYIKSKNIYERLGDKPNIEKVSRKLAQSQEKQKKINIAISNYSRAAEVSDSRKKEINFNDVARLSANSAEAKEEAIQNNIQINEKEKDKGDLAASYSQMADVNIEQKNIPKAEENLNNAYKVSRQAAPQQALEISQKLTDFYVENKKFDKAIEAKKEVLKEAFVKDNSQEKVNQIQELADIYIKKNDTEEAINLLKKSYGIALEKGHTLEAQKSVKKLDSLYNVSENTEASVQLYRDFLGKLPNLVSKDRSLIDNKILEDTEQRIAQLEKERELKDELIRKKNVFNYSLIGVLLVLTGLIIFIFRTLKKVQIKNKKIALQSLRREMNPHFIFNSLNSVNHFIATNNELEANQYLTKFSKLMRGVMENSTEDFIPFQQELDLLQNYLALEKTRFADKFDFEIEVDESLNTQSLKVPGMLVQPFLENAVWHGLRYRENKGFLKLSFTKENEHLKITIEDNGIGIEESKKQKTQHQKNREGRGMKNTLERIALLNDLYGKNIQCKITDKNHEQGVFVEITYKLIDK
- a CDS encoding LytR/AlgR family response regulator transcription factor, producing the protein MKIKAVIVDDEIIARDVLRNYLTKYCPQVEILGEAENIKEAVPLIAEKQPQLVFLDVEMPFGNAFDVLEATKEFSYETIFITAFSQYSLQALNKSASYYILKPIDIQELIVAVNKVAESLESKEELNRNKILLENLKLKPEKQQLILPTLQGFDVVKTEDIVRLQADGNFTQVYLTDGSKKMVCRFLKHFDDLLENPFVRVHRSHIINTSFVKSYHKSGTATLSDETEIEVSGSFKDNFLKVFS
- a CDS encoding lipocalin family protein; translated protein: MKTLQKIVIPVSIGILGFILFKSCSVGIPKGAIAVKNFNADKYLGKWYEIARFDYKFEKDMDNVTATYSQNPDGSIRVDNKGYNYVKKEWKQSVGEAKFVKDKSEARLKVSFFKPIWAGYNVIDIDENYQYALIAGNNLKYLWILSRTKEIPESIRQRFLEKAKNIGYKVDELIWVQHN
- a CDS encoding CinA family nicotinamide mononucleotide deamidase-related protein, which translates into the protein MENAVLITIGDEILSGNTIDTNSNFIAAELKNIGIKISQIFTISDEIETIKQTIQSAFEIGDLIITTGGLGPTRDDKTKKAIAEFFNDEIALDEVTFNHLKNYMEKRGRLEILERNREQAFVPTKSKVFQNHFGTAPCMMMEQEGKLLFSLPGVPYEVKPLIKDQIVPFLQEKFSLNYISTRIVSVVGIPESILADMIENWELALPGNIALSYLPVGTRVKLRLTASGENEAFLQQQLEEEIQKVLPLIKPNVIAVSEDKIEKILAEILTERKLTISTAESCTGGELAKMITSVSGSSAYYFGGMVAYATEKKIEILKVKKETVDEFTVVSEQVASEMAEGCQKLFGTDISLSTTGVAGPGKGEDGKDIGTVFYTIRIDDKETTSKLYMPHLERQDFMNFVSQKIIQDLVGFLISE
- a CDS encoding M13 family metallopeptidase, which encodes MKKLTLSLALLAGIGSQTVNAQATKAAVAGTDKGLDLSLMDKSVRPQDDFYNYVSGTWMKTAKIPSDKPTWGSFNKLADDTDNNSMTILNSLLKDKFADGSEGKKIQDLYATYMNMQKRNADGIKPIQANINKIDAIKNLADLQNYLTSVTKEGENTLYGWGIDADLKDSKMNAVYLGNPSLGLGRDYYQKVNEKNTEALAEYTKYVASMLKELGYKNADAAAKGIVDYEKSLAKTYLTNEQSRDNTLQYNPRTMAELSALVKGVDLPAYLKKVGVNTDKVIIGEIGFYKDFDKLINAQNLPVIKDYLKFHMIHGSSSYLSEKLGDMKFAFYGKYLRGQQEQRALNKRGFELINGTLGEAFGKLYVEKYFPAEAKAQMVELIDYLKKSFAVHINGLTWMSSTTKVKAMEKLNKFTVKVAYPDKWKDYSKLNIVSEAKGGSLYSNLQNIGEWQYNKDLAKIGKAVDKTEWGMTPQTVNAYYNPVNNEIVFPAAILQPPFFNPKADAAVNFGGIGAVIGHEMSHGFDDSGAQFDADGNLVDWWTPEDKANFEKATKALAAQYDKYEPVKGTFVNGTFTNGENIADLGGVNIAYDALQMYLKDKGNPGSISGYTQDQRFFLSWATVWRTLSSEKYMINQVKTDPHSPGYFRSFGPLINVDAFYKAFDVKQGDKLYKTPADRIKIW
- a CDS encoding M13 family metallopeptidase, which translates into the protein MKKLNIGILAFSGLVFLNSCGTTKTAETQKPETMKDVVVEQVKKEDVKEEGINLSYMDKSVRPQDDFFSYVNGNWVKTTQIPSDKASWGSFNALRENVDDASLDILNKILSENYTAGSEGQKIQNLYASFMDTAKRNAEGLAPIKGDLAKIDAIKNLNDLQKYLLEATKLGDNSFYGWRVGADMKNSNMNAVYLGGPDLGLGRDYYQKVNEANTKTLAEYQNYVGKLFGVLGYKNSSAAAKNVVDFEKQLANYLLTLEQNRDANLRYNPKNVSELSGLVKNVNLAKYLTDAGVKTDKVIVGELKYYQNMDSFLTQKNLPLLKDYLKYHLINGNASNLDENLEQIRFDFYSKYLQGQKEQRPMNKRGLSLVNGVLGEAFGKLYVEKYFTPEAKAQMETYIDYLLKSFKQHINDMDWMSPETKVKAQEKLSKFTVKIAYPDKWKDYTQLKVESPKQGATLYSNLQNVSAWQYQKNLDKVGKPVDKTEWGMTPQTVNAYYSGSNNEIVFPAAILQPPFYNPKADAAVNFGGIGAVIGHEISHGFDDSGSRFDGDGNLNNWWTDADRKNFDAKVGQLAAQYNSYEPVKGSFVNGKFTSGENIGDLGGVAVAYDALQMYLKDKGNPGLISGFTQDQRFFMSWATVWRTKATDQYMVNQVKTDPHSPGVFRAFGPLVNQDAFIKAFDIKPGDKMYKAPQDRIKIW